The Agrococcus sp. ProA11 genomic sequence CGCCGGCGTCGATGACCTTCGCTGCCTCCTCGGCCACGGCCTCCTTGACCTCGGCGAAGACCTCGTCCCAGCGCTCCTCGTACTCGTCCGGCGTCTCCGACGGGCTGAGGCCGAGCTCCTGCATGCGGGTGACGGCGAGGTGCTCGGCGTTGCCGCCGAGCATGATGTCGGTGCCTCGACCGGCCATGTTCGTGGCCACGGTGACGGCGCCGACGCGGCCGGCCTGGGCGATGATCGCTGCTTCGCGCGCATGGTTCTTGGCGTTCAGCACCTCGTGCTTGACACCGTGCTTCGCGAGCTGCGTGGAGAGGTACTCGCTCTTCTCCACGCTCGTGGTGCCCACCAGCACGGGCTGGCCCTTCTGGTGGCGCGCGACGATGTCCTCGACGACGTGCTTGAACTTGCCCTCCACCGTCGCGTAGACGAGGTCGGAGTTGTCGATGCGCACGAGCGGCTTGTTCGTCGGGATGGGCACGACGCCGAGCTTGTAGGTCGACATGAACTCGGCCGCTTCGGTGTCGGCGGTGCCGGTCATGCCGGAGAGCTTCGCGTAGAGGCGGAAGTAGTTCTGCAGCGTCACGGTCGCGACCGTCTGGTTCTCCGCCTTGATCTGCACCCCCTCCTTGGCCTCGATCGCCTGGTGGATGCCCTCGTTGAAGCGGCGGCCCTGCATGATGCGGCCGGTGTGCTCATCGACGATGAGCACCTCGCCATCCATCACCACATAGTGCGAATCGCGCTTGAAGAGCGCCTTCGCCTTCAGCGCGGTGTTGAGGAAGGAGATCAGCGGCGTGTTCGCCGACTCGTAGAGGCTGTCGATGCCGAGCAGATCCTCGACCCGCTCGATGCCGGGCTCGAGCACGCCGACCGTGCGCTTCTTCTCGTCGACCTCGTAGTCGACATCCGGGCGCAGCCGCTTCGCGATGCGGGCGAACTCGCCGAACCAGCGGTTCGCCTCGCCGGCGGCGGGCCCGGAGATGATGAGCGGCGTGCGGGCCTCGTCGATGAGGATCGAGTCGACCTCGTCGACGATGGCGAAGCCGTGGCCGCGCTGCACCATGGCGTCCTTCGAGTGCGCCATGTTGTCGCGCAGGTAGTCGAACCCGAACTCGTTGTTCGTGCCATAGGTGACGTCGGCCTCGTACTGCTCGCGACGCACCTCCGGCGTCTGCCCCGCGATGATGCAGCCGGTGGTCATGCCGAGGGCGCGGAAGACGCGGCCCATGAGCTCTGACTGGTAGCTGGCGAGGTAGTCGTTGACGGTGACGACGTGCACGCCCTCGCCCGTGATGGCGTTGAGGTAGGCGGCGATGGGCGCAACGAGCGTCTTGCCCTCACCGGTCTTCATCTCGGCGATGTTGCCGAGGTGGAGCGCGGCGGCACCCATGATCTGCACCTCGTAGGGGCGCATGCCCAGCGTGCGCTTCGCTGCCTCGCGCACGGCGGCGAACGCCTCCGGCAGCAGGTCGTCGAGCGTCTCGCCGGCGGCGTAGCGGCTGCGGAACTCGTCGGTCTCCCCCGCGAGCTCCTCGTCCGTCAGCTCTTCGAAGGCGTCCTCCAGCGCGGTGACATCTTTGGCGATGCGCTCCAGGCGGCGCCGCAGTCGGCCCTCGCCGGCTCGCAGCATGTTCTCGAAGATATTGGCCACGGTGGGATGCCTCCCGTGCTCGGGGAAAAGATAACGGTTCGGTAACCGACTGCTCATCCTAACAACGCGATCCAAGAGGCGCCCCAGCGCTGCCGGGACGCCTCTTGGTAGCGGGTCAGGACGCGGAGCGCTCGGCCTCCACCACGGGCTCGGTCGCCTCGTCGTCGAGCGTGATGACGCCGTACGACCAGCCCTTGCGGCGGTAGACCACGGCGCACTCACCGGAGGCGTCGTCGACGAAGAGGTAGAAGGGGTGGCCGACGAGCTCCATCTGGTCGACGGCCTCGCGCACGCTCATGCGCTTGCTCGGGAATCGCTTCTGGCGGATCACGACCGGCGACCACTCGGGCTCTCCCTCGTGCGACTGCTCGACGGTCGGGATGGAGCCGGTGCGGACGGCCTCCACGACGGCGGGATCCGCGGGCGTGATGTCGACCTGCTTGAAGCCGTTCGAGACCGCTTCGTGGAGCGGGGTGCGCTTGCGCGCGCTGTGGTCGGTGCGCTTGTCGTGGACGCGGCGTGCGCGCTCCATGACGCGGTGATAGGCGGAGTCGAAGGCCATGTACTTGTCGGGGCCGTCGGCTTCCGCGCGGATGATCGAGCCCGGGCCGTGGACGGTGATCTCCACGCGGCCACCGGCGACGGACGTGTGGGGAACGGAGTGCCGCGAGAGCTTGACATCGAGGGCGGTGGCGCGGGGAAGCAGCTGCGTGACCTTCGTCAGCTTGTCTTCAGCGTATGCGCGGAACCGGTCTGTGATGTCTGCGCCCTTGGCGCCGAACGTGATGTCCATCGTGGCCTCCCGTAGTGATCGGCATCGGCGCCTGCGGCTGCTGCGCCGACTTGCGTGCGGTCACTCTACCCCCGCGGACCCTGCGTCATGCCAGCCCCACGGGAACCCTCCGCATCGTGCGCGCGACAGCCGCGATGCCGACGGGCCGGCAGCCTGCCGCGCGCAGCGCTCGGATCGCCTCACGGGCGGTCGCGCCGCTCGTCACGACGTCGTCGACGATCACGACCGGGCGCCCGTCGAGCTTCCGCGCAGCGCGTGCCGGCAGCAGGAGCGAGCCGTGTGCCGCCGCCTGGCGCTCGGCGGCGGTGCGCTCCTTCTGGGCTCCCGCCGAGCGGGCAGTCGGGCTGCGGCGCAGCGGCAGCGCCCGAGCGCTCGCACCGCGCACCACGAGCGCCACCGGGTCGAAGCCGCGCTGCCGCAGGCCCGCGCGGCTCGACGGCACGCGCACGAGGGACGCCTGGGGCAGCGCGGCGATCGCGAGCGCGAGCCCTGCGCCGAGCACGCGCGCGGTCGCGCGCCCGCCGTGCTCCTTGCAGTCGACGATGAGCGCTCTCGCGGCGCCGCGGTACTCGGTCGCGGCGACCAGCGGCAGGTCGTCGAGCATCCCCCGCACCGGGCCGGCCAGCAGCAGATCCCTGCACGCGGAGCACACCGCCACGTCGAGCGCACCGCAGCCGGGGCACGCGATCGGCCACAGCACGCTCGCCGCCTCCCGCATCGCCGACGCGCCTGCCATGCCCGCATGGTGCCGCACGGCGAGGTCGCCGGGTGCGGGCAGATGGTCTGCCTGTGGATGGCGCGACTGCGCCCGACTACTGCTGGGTGGCGATGAGCCGGAGCGGCTCGAGGCCGGCCGCCGGGCTCCAGACCCGACCGCGGAGGGACAGCAGCTCGCCGTCCGCCCCGAGCGCGCGCAGCGTCGTCGTGCCCTCGCTGCCGCCCACGATCGCCTGCACGCCGCCGCCGGGTGAGGGCAGCTGCTCGGCGACGCCGCCGATCGCGAGCACCGTGATCTGCGGGCGGTCGTCGTCGGTCGCCAGCACCGCCACCTGGGTCGGGCTGACCCAGGTGATGTCGGCGGCCGCGCCCTCGATCGCGGGCAGCGGGTAGGGCTCGCCGAGCGTCATCGGCTGGCCGTCGGCATCGCGCACGACCGCCATCACCCAGAGGCTGCTGGCTCCGCCACCGACGCCGCCGCCCGCGGTGGCGATCGCGAGCCTGGAGCCGTCGCGCGAGAGCTCCATCGCCGCCACCCGGTCGAAGCTCGGCGGCAGCGGGAGCTCGTTGCGCTCGCCGCCGCGCCACGCGAGCAGGCGTGCGGTGGCGCTGCGCTCCTGCAGCAGCACCCACCCGCTGTCGTCGACGGTCGGCACCGCGCCGACGTCGGTGGAGATCACCACCGGCTCCGCGTCCGGCACCACCCAGGCCGCGGTCGAGCCCGTGTGGGCCACACCGCCCGCTGCTCCGACCGTGTAGCTGGTCGCGCCGATCGCCGCGAGCGTAGCGCCGACATCGTCAAGCGCTGGCGCTCCCCCGCCGATCGGGTGCAGCGTCGAGCCCTCGAGCACGAGCGGTCGCGGGTCGACGTCGCCCTCGTCGAACGGGCCGGCCTCCGCGCTGGAGGCGACGAAGCCCGCGAGCCCCTCGACCTGCAGCCGCACCTCGCGCACGCCGACGTCGCGCAGCGACAGCGCGAGCTGCCCGGCGAGCGGCTGCAGGCTGCCGGATCCCAGCTGCTGGATCTGCTCGATGTCGAGCGTGACGGTCATGGTGGTGCCGTCGACGCGCGGCGCGCCCACTCGGGACGCCTCCACTGCTCCGGCGGTGGAGACGGCGGGTGAGAGCCAGGTGGACGGCCCGGCGAGCAGCGCGTCGATGATGCGCTCCGGCAGGGTGGTCGCGGAGCGCTCGAACCAGCGCAGCTCCGGCACGGTGCGAGTGCCGTCCTGCGTGAGCCAGTGCAGCGTGTGGGCACGGAAGAGCTGGTCGAAGTAGAAGGCCGAGAGCACGATGCCGTCGGGCGCCTGCGAGATGCGCCACTCGCCGTCGACCTGCGCGAGCTCGAACTCGAGCGTGCGGTTGCCGGTGGTCAGCTGCAGCGCGCCGCCCGAGCTGACCTCCGACTGCACGGTGAGCTGCGCGCCGGCCGTGGTCTCGCCCGTGAGCGACACCTCCGGCTGCGCGCCCGAGCGCACGATCACCCGCGCATCCGGGTCCCACGTGGATGCGGCCGAACCCGCGAGGTACTCGCGCGCGATCGAGA encodes the following:
- the secA gene encoding preprotein translocase subunit SecA, whose translation is MANIFENMLRAGEGRLRRRLERIAKDVTALEDAFEELTDEELAGETDEFRSRYAAGETLDDLLPEAFAAVREAAKRTLGMRPYEVQIMGAAALHLGNIAEMKTGEGKTLVAPIAAYLNAITGEGVHVVTVNDYLASYQSELMGRVFRALGMTTGCIIAGQTPEVRREQYEADVTYGTNNEFGFDYLRDNMAHSKDAMVQRGHGFAIVDEVDSILIDEARTPLIISGPAAGEANRWFGEFARIAKRLRPDVDYEVDEKKRTVGVLEPGIERVEDLLGIDSLYESANTPLISFLNTALKAKALFKRDSHYVVMDGEVLIVDEHTGRIMQGRRFNEGIHQAIEAKEGVQIKAENQTVATVTLQNYFRLYAKLSGMTGTADTEAAEFMSTYKLGVVPIPTNKPLVRIDNSDLVYATVEGKFKHVVEDIVARHQKGQPVLVGTTSVEKSEYLSTQLAKHGVKHEVLNAKNHAREAAIIAQAGRVGAVTVATNMAGRGTDIMLGGNAEHLAVTRMQELGLSPSETPDEYEERWDEVFAEVKEAVAEEAAKVIDAGGLYVLGTERHESRRIDNQLRGRSGRQGDPGESRFYLSMQDDLLRLFGGSVAQRFMAADADEDEIPLESKIFSRTIRTAQAQIESRNAEMRKNVLKYDDVMNRQREAIYADRRHILDGDDLDTRVQGFLEGTIRSIVAEHTVGNDSDEWNLESLWNDAKQIYPVGITIDEVVAEAQPRLTADFVTEQLLSDARIAYAKREDELGAPAMRLLERRVVLSVIDRKWRDHLYEMDYLREGIGLRSMAQRDPVVEYQNEGFVLYQQMMSAIREESVTFLFNLEVKVQQGASAAAPAIEGGGLEEVEEDTSTLMYSAPDEDGEASVHDAKGKELGAETGKARGKSGNPAVAAAARSQGAAGNRQQRRAAAKQPKAVKKVGAFGQAQDPEDD
- the raiA gene encoding ribosome-associated translation inhibitor RaiA, with protein sequence MDITFGAKGADITDRFRAYAEDKLTKVTQLLPRATALDVKLSRHSVPHTSVAGGRVEITVHGPGSIIRAEADGPDKYMAFDSAYHRVMERARRVHDKRTDHSARKRTPLHEAVSNGFKQVDITPADPAVVEAVRTGSIPTVEQSHEGEPEWSPVVIRQKRFPSKRMSVREAVDQMELVGHPFYLFVDDASGECAVVYRRKGWSYGVITLDDEATEPVVEAERSAS
- a CDS encoding phosphoribosyltransferase family protein, producing the protein MAGASAMREAASVLWPIACPGCGALDVAVCSACRDLLLAGPVRGMLDDLPLVAATEYRGAARALIVDCKEHGGRATARVLGAGLALAIAALPQASLVRVPSSRAGLRQRGFDPVALVVRGASARALPLRRSPTARSAGAQKERTAAERQAAAHGSLLLPARAARKLDGRPVVIVDDVVTSGATAREAIRALRAAGCRPVGIAAVARTMRRVPVGLA
- a CDS encoding LpqB family beta-propeller domain-containing protein, yielding MKRALIAVVALLGLVGCVAIPDSGPVAEGEVDTSEQSSVLVFLAQEPQPGATQEEVILGFLAAAISPNDDFSIAREYLAGSAASTWDPDARVIVRSGAQPEVSLTGETTAGAQLTVQSEVSSGGALQLTTGNRTLEFELAQVDGEWRISQAPDGIVLSAFYFDQLFRAHTLHWLTQDGTRTVPELRWFERSATTLPERIIDALLAGPSTWLSPAVSTAGAVEASRVGAPRVDGTTMTVTLDIEQIQQLGSGSLQPLAGQLALSLRDVGVREVRLQVEGLAGFVASSAEAGPFDEGDVDPRPLVLEGSTLHPIGGGAPALDDVGATLAAIGATSYTVGAAGGVAHTGSTAAWVVPDAEPVVISTDVGAVPTVDDSGWVLLQERSATARLLAWRGGERNELPLPPSFDRVAAMELSRDGSRLAIATAGGGVGGGASSLWVMAVVRDADGQPMTLGEPYPLPAIEGAAADITWVSPTQVAVLATDDDRPQITVLAIGGVAEQLPSPGGGVQAIVGGSEGTTTLRALGADGELLSLRGRVWSPAAGLEPLRLIATQQ